From a single Calothrix sp. NIES-2098 genomic region:
- a CDS encoding two-component hybrid sensor and regulator produces MVAARRKSQLKAFETSILEALDQVERATSKLFKLEDILEAVCQNILALGFDFANISLISLEKNIIEGVHGSGTGVVWANLAKHYLEPDPELRDIQADIVLTQQTEIISGWDKRFDRWIYQEYGHEKLVRVFIPIVLVQDYNGRVIKNWYEHCKWQKINPQFEESSERQHEVYKLRLPPDLQPEGRNPEVIVIGTVEAGYSSPERRIEEPILSRLLQYIARQSLDIWQAQLPRVLETIAEKAKQILDADAATLHFLYEPNLEQGRYVYEVFSHGIGKQFLKACPPRHNGLGRQAILEKKYKFIPDVSQGHEKLEMAKLNPQAFSAGIKAMAAFPLQVENKEGILYVLFRRTYILSSRKLRLVELFVRQWAVDAIWHTIRIQQMRDEARQLAALYSVTQSLGRIPEDNLLHRVAWDTLNVLGADVVNIYEYIQTERQFTTPPKTAGRLRQEQKMQDEIIEHDVPFLLIQRGENVYTRQLETEPIFQNSAFTRREKIHSAAGVLLEVDKDIVGVMFINYRRPHSFSEDEKKMIETLASSAAIAIKNQRWLATLSDIDRKIITTLDQKELLNLIVQRAVQICGADVGNLRLLDPSQQELVTKAKYAVNETIDLIERRNSINEGITGWVARTGQSALVNNVLTDSRYQADFPNIHSELCVPLVDDKRLLGVLNVESQHLSAFNQRHQRMLEALADQAVIGIQNLENKRQLVNMETMVTLGDLAGPLVHRMNNDVGAIRVWAQDILDGGDENSQNKAQRIVSRADRVLQSAERMRIWIQEKPHAIDLSDIAVHALARMSIPANIISNIEVSSDLPKVLGGEQQLIYVFDNLIQNAVEAMPQGGRVSIVGTSVQREIQCWVEVQICDTGVGIAAENLEKIFQPDYTTKTARRGMGFGLWWTKLYVERLGGYLSVNSVLNQGTNFIMILPVYKPET; encoded by the coding sequence ATGGTGGCTGCTCGGAGAAAATCACAGTTAAAAGCTTTTGAGACGTCTATTTTGGAGGCTTTAGACCAGGTAGAACGAGCTACCTCAAAACTGTTTAAGCTGGAAGATATTTTAGAAGCAGTCTGTCAAAACATCCTGGCACTGGGTTTTGATTTTGCCAACATATCTTTAATTTCCCTAGAAAAAAATATTATTGAAGGCGTACATGGAAGTGGTACGGGAGTAGTTTGGGCTAATCTGGCCAAACATTACTTGGAACCAGACCCAGAACTTAGAGATATTCAAGCAGATATAGTTCTCACTCAACAAACGGAGATTATTTCTGGATGGGACAAACGCTTCGATCGCTGGATTTATCAAGAGTATGGTCATGAGAAGTTAGTTCGTGTATTTATACCAATAGTTCTGGTTCAAGATTATAACGGCAGAGTCATTAAAAATTGGTATGAGCACTGTAAATGGCAGAAAATCAACCCTCAATTTGAAGAGAGTAGCGAAAGACAGCATGAGGTTTACAAATTGCGCCTACCACCAGATCTGCAACCTGAGGGGCGCAATCCAGAAGTAATAGTTATTGGTACAGTAGAAGCGGGTTATAGTTCTCCAGAAAGGCGAATTGAGGAGCCAATATTATCGCGATTACTACAATATATTGCTCGACAATCTTTGGATATTTGGCAAGCACAACTACCGCGAGTTTTAGAAACGATCGCAGAAAAAGCCAAACAAATTCTCGATGCTGATGCAGCTACGCTGCATTTTTTATACGAGCCAAATTTAGAACAGGGTCGTTACGTTTATGAAGTCTTTTCTCACGGCATTGGGAAGCAATTTTTGAAAGCTTGTCCGCCGCGTCATAATGGACTGGGGCGACAAGCGATTCTCGAAAAAAAGTACAAGTTTATCCCAGATGTATCTCAAGGTCATGAAAAACTGGAAATGGCAAAGCTTAACCCCCAAGCTTTTTCGGCTGGGATTAAAGCAATGGCAGCTTTTCCGTTGCAGGTTGAGAACAAAGAAGGAATACTTTATGTTCTCTTTCGGCGCACCTATATATTATCTTCACGTAAGCTGCGCTTAGTAGAACTATTTGTCCGACAGTGGGCTGTTGATGCCATTTGGCACACGATCAGAATCCAACAAATGCGTGATGAAGCACGCCAGTTAGCAGCACTCTACTCTGTCACCCAATCCCTCGGTCGCATACCCGAAGATAATCTTTTACATCGTGTCGCTTGGGATACTTTGAATGTTCTGGGCGCAGATGTAGTGAATATCTACGAATATATCCAGACTGAAAGGCAATTTACGACTCCTCCTAAGACAGCAGGAAGATTAAGACAAGAGCAGAAAATGCAAGATGAGATTATTGAACACGATGTACCATTTTTGCTGATTCAGCGGGGAGAAAACGTTTATACTCGACAACTAGAAACAGAACCAATCTTTCAGAATTCAGCTTTTACTCGTAGAGAAAAAATCCATTCTGCTGCTGGTGTTTTGCTAGAAGTTGATAAAGATATAGTCGGAGTAATGTTTATTAACTACCGCCGACCTCACAGTTTTTCTGAAGATGAGAAAAAGATGATTGAAACTTTGGCTTCTTCAGCTGCGATCGCCATTAAAAATCAACGCTGGCTAGCAACTCTCAGCGACATCGATCGCAAGATTATCACTACTCTAGACCAAAAAGAACTCCTGAACCTGATTGTACAGCGAGCAGTGCAGATTTGTGGGGCTGATGTCGGTAATCTCCGGTTACTAGATCCCAGTCAGCAGGAACTAGTTACTAAAGCCAAGTATGCTGTCAATGAAACTATTGACCTCATCGAAAGACGCAATAGCATCAACGAAGGAATCACTGGTTGGGTGGCAAGAACTGGCCAGTCAGCATTGGTAAATAACGTCTTAACTGACTCGCGTTACCAAGCTGACTTTCCCAATATCCATTCTGAGTTATGTGTGCCACTTGTAGATGATAAGCGCTTACTAGGCGTACTTAATGTAGAAAGCCAGCATCTTTCAGCTTTTAACCAGAGACACCAGCGAATGTTAGAAGCCTTAGCCGACCAAGCAGTGATTGGTATCCAGAATTTAGAAAACAAAAGACAACTGGTGAATATGGAAACAATGGTCACTTTGGGTGATTTAGCTGGCCCGTTAGTGCATCGGATGAATAATGATGTGGGCGCGATCCGAGTCTGGGCGCAAGATATTTTGGATGGAGGTGATGAGAATAGTCAAAATAAAGCGCAGCGAATTGTATCAAGAGCAGATAGGGTTTTGCAAAGTGCCGAACGCATGAGAATTTGGATTCAAGAAAAGCCTCATGCCATCGATTTATCTGACATAGCGGTACATGCACTAGCGAGAATGTCTATACCTGCAAACATCATTTCAAATATTGAGGTATCGTCTGACTTACCAAAAGTTTTAGGCGGGGAACAGCAATTAATATATGTTTTTGATAACCTAATTCAAAATGCTGTGGAAGCAATGCCCCAAGGTGGTAGGGTATCGATTGTTGGCACTAGCGTCCAAAGAGAAATACAGTGTTGGGTAGAAGTGCAAATATGTGATACTGGCGTAGGTATCGCTGCCGAAAATCTAGAAAAGATTTTTCAGCCTGATTACACTACCAAAACAGCGAGGAGAGGTATGGGTTTCGGATTGTGGTGGACAAAATTATACGTGGAGCGTTTAGGAGGTTATTTAAGTGTGAATAGCGTACTGAATCAAGGGACTAATTTTATTATGATCTTGCCAGTCTATAAACCAGAAACTTAA
- a CDS encoding NADH:ubiquinone oxidoreductase complex I intermediate-associated protein 30, producing the protein MADKNRSQWDLGRFIETLTYFEVIPLLNWVQQLIQGRPNDDKDQPNGGRTVGAILVVGATGGLGKRVVRRLLERGYQVRSLVRDLDKARSIIGNDVDLVVADITKPETLTPVVLANIQAVICCTAVRVQPVEGDTEDRAKYYQGIKFYQPEIVGDTPENVEYQGVKNLVEAAKKYLNKSNEKIIFDFTKPSDELRNIWGALDDVVMGGVSASNMQFVENTALFAGNVSTANSGGFASVRTKNFDPPFNLSGYDGVELRVRGDGKRYKLFLRADGKWDGIGYSYSFDTVANTWIDIQIPFAELIPVFRAKIVNDAPAIDPSKVCSFQLMLSKFEYDGALNPSFSPGGFSLQVESIKAYGGATLPKFVLVSSAGVTRPGRPGINLDEEPPAVRLNDQLGGILTWKLKGEDSLRESEIPYTIIRPCALTEEAGGKELIFEQGDNIRGKISREDVAEICIQALEQPKACNATFEVKEGENSNKSIDWQRLFSNLERDK; encoded by the coding sequence GTGGCTGACAAAAATCGTTCTCAATGGGACTTAGGCAGGTTCATTGAAACTTTGACATATTTCGAGGTCATTCCTTTATTGAACTGGGTACAACAGTTAATCCAAGGTCGTCCCAATGATGATAAAGATCAACCCAATGGAGGAAGAACTGTGGGTGCAATATTAGTAGTAGGTGCAACAGGTGGTTTAGGAAAACGCGTCGTGCGGCGATTATTAGAACGCGGTTATCAAGTGCGATCGCTTGTACGCGATCTTGATAAAGCTAGGTCAATTATTGGTAATGATGTTGACTTAGTAGTTGCAGATATTACTAAACCGGAAACTTTAACTCCTGTTGTTCTGGCTAATATTCAAGCTGTAATCTGTTGTACTGCGGTGCGAGTACAACCCGTAGAAGGAGACACGGAAGATAGAGCTAAATATTATCAAGGTATCAAATTTTATCAACCAGAAATTGTTGGCGATACACCAGAAAATGTAGAATATCAGGGTGTAAAGAATTTAGTAGAAGCCGCAAAAAAATATCTCAATAAATCAAATGAAAAAATTATATTTGATTTTACCAAGCCATCAGATGAATTGCGGAATATCTGGGGAGCTTTAGATGATGTAGTCATGGGTGGCGTGAGTGCAAGTAATATGCAATTTGTAGAAAATACAGCTTTATTCGCTGGTAATGTTTCTACCGCCAACTCTGGAGGATTTGCTTCTGTCAGAACTAAAAATTTCGATCCACCCTTCAATTTATCTGGTTACGACGGTGTAGAACTGCGCGTTAGAGGCGACGGTAAACGCTATAAATTATTTCTGCGGGCAGATGGTAAATGGGATGGAATTGGTTACAGCTATTCTTTTGATACCGTAGCTAATACCTGGATAGATATTCAGATTCCTTTTGCCGAGTTAATTCCCGTATTTCGCGCCAAAATTGTTAATGATGCACCAGCAATTGACCCCAGCAAAGTTTGCTCATTCCAACTGATGTTAAGCAAATTTGAATATGACGGTGCATTAAATCCTAGTTTTTCACCTGGTGGTTTTAGTTTACAAGTCGAATCAATTAAAGCTTATGGTGGAGCGACTTTACCAAAGTTTGTATTAGTGAGTTCCGCAGGTGTAACTCGTCCCGGACGCCCAGGTATTAATTTAGATGAAGAACCTCCAGCAGTTAGATTAAATGACCAATTAGGAGGAATTTTAACTTGGAAATTAAAGGGTGAAGATAGTTTACGAGAAAGCGAAATTCCTTACACAATTATTCGACCTTGTGCATTAACTGAGGAAGCAGGCGGTAAAGAATTAATTTTTGAGCAAGGCGATAATATTAGAGGCAAAATCAGCCGTGAGGATGTTGCGGAAATCTGCATCCAAGCACTAGAACAGCCAAAAGCTTGTAATGCCACATTTGAGGTAAAAGAGGGCGAAAATAGCAATAAATCTATCGATTGGCAGAGGCTATTTTCTAACTTAGAACGCGATAAATAA
- a CDS encoding pyridoxamine 5'-phosphate oxidase-related FMN-binding protein, with the protein MSQLEKVQADYEKFTEQFQSVIISTVNAQGIPNASYAPFVMDNAQNIYIYVSGLSTHTKNIYDNPHVCVLFIEDEAQTNQIFARRRLSFDCTATLIERETDQWNKIVEQFQERFGEIIEVLRGLSDFRIFQLIPNEGRFVVGFGAAYHISGDNLKQLVQITGDKG; encoded by the coding sequence ATGAGCCAACTGGAAAAAGTTCAAGCTGATTACGAAAAGTTTACTGAACAATTTCAAAGTGTCATCATTAGCACCGTTAATGCCCAGGGAATACCTAACGCTAGTTATGCTCCCTTTGTGATGGATAATGCCCAAAATATTTATATCTACGTTAGCGGTCTGTCTACGCACACCAAAAATATTTATGACAATCCTCATGTTTGCGTCTTATTTATTGAGGATGAAGCTCAGACTAATCAAATTTTTGCTCGTCGCCGTTTAAGTTTTGATTGTACGGCAACTTTAATAGAACGAGAAACTGACCAGTGGAATAAAATTGTTGAGCAATTTCAAGAACGTTTTGGTGAAATTATTGAAGTGTTGCGTGGCTTATCGGACTTTCGGATTTTTCAGTTAATTCCTAATGAAGGTCGTTTTGTAGTTGGGTTTGGGGCAGCTTATCACATCAGTGGTGATAACCTCAAACAACTTGTGCAAATTACAGGAGACAAAGGCTAA